A stretch of Myxococcus hansupus DNA encodes these proteins:
- a CDS encoding bifunctional serine/threonine-protein kinase/formylglycine-generating enzyme family protein has protein sequence MLCYRCGSLVPASQDTCPTCGLKHDASARPPAGAARRRGAEGAPYKPGDVVAGRYAIQEVVGSGPMGFVFRAQDEEIDVEVALKAVHPRLVQQPEERMQFSLSMRVAKKLNHPNLLRVYDEGLDGDRPFVTMQLLEGMTLRRMLEQRAARGQLFSLKEVEPLLTQMAAALDAAHRFGPHSDFKPENVIVLPDLLKVTDYGLGLAVPHLPFAQAQKGQRADAYIAPEYLGGGELDTRMDVYSLAVIVGEMLTGLVPEEGVIPGLTMHHPDLPTSLEALYRRALNFNPLVRPKTAGEFLNEFTGILARTPAAVLTKTRSLPAAPGSSAANAARQSARPPPPVPTGMLPAVQEADLPPPPGVAAPKPPSPVPDLPPADATQPLDAASLAAIMGRGKPAQQHLTEQALPFIAPPAAPPKAAPAPARPASAPPVAARSAPARKEADDTSERSSPSAQESEAALSRSSAPTQVDAPAVTDNRSSAMTLDEAPAVPVRAAAPTLDSAPAVGRSRSRGREGAADDGAEDTGSRGKGRSSEDSGIRSRRRASEVSDPGSRSGGKRSEPAESSSARTAPRGAVLTKQGTRAAKPKRSMLGLVLLVVGGLVVGGGGGFLIIKALQKSGGQGPRGAAPVPGAAGGAAVAATEGGCPAGMRLVSGGAFKMGREDDDALGGADEPPVANVQVPSFCVDEYEYPNRAGARPAVAVPWEEARATCEREGKRLCTEQEWEKACKGPGNLRFPYGAEQESGACNTSATPGGLAASGSFARCKSGYAVVDLAGNVAEWTASRFGGQGYTLKGGTFDQPDAASRCSARANGAPTERSNAVGFRCCAGVRQ, from the coding sequence TTGCTCTGCTACCGCTGCGGCAGCCTCGTCCCTGCCTCCCAAGACACCTGTCCCACCTGCGGGCTGAAGCACGACGCCTCGGCGCGTCCGCCCGCTGGCGCTGCCCGCCGCCGTGGCGCGGAGGGCGCTCCCTACAAGCCGGGAGACGTCGTCGCCGGCCGCTACGCCATCCAAGAGGTGGTGGGCTCCGGGCCCATGGGCTTCGTCTTCCGGGCCCAGGACGAGGAGATTGACGTCGAGGTCGCGCTCAAGGCCGTGCACCCGCGTCTGGTGCAGCAGCCCGAGGAGCGCATGCAGTTCTCGCTGTCCATGCGGGTGGCCAAGAAGCTCAATCACCCGAACCTCCTGCGCGTGTACGACGAGGGCCTGGACGGTGACCGCCCCTTCGTCACCATGCAGCTCCTGGAGGGGATGACGCTGCGCCGGATGTTGGAGCAGCGCGCCGCGCGCGGGCAGCTCTTCTCGTTGAAGGAAGTGGAGCCGCTGCTGACGCAGATGGCGGCGGCCCTGGACGCGGCCCACCGCTTCGGGCCGCACTCCGACTTCAAGCCGGAGAACGTCATCGTCCTGCCGGACCTGCTCAAGGTGACGGACTACGGCCTCGGGCTCGCGGTGCCGCACCTTCCCTTCGCCCAGGCGCAGAAGGGCCAGCGCGCGGACGCTTACATCGCGCCCGAGTACCTCGGTGGGGGTGAGCTGGACACGCGCATGGACGTGTACTCGCTCGCGGTCATCGTGGGGGAGATGCTCACGGGCCTGGTGCCCGAAGAGGGCGTCATCCCCGGATTGACGATGCACCACCCGGACCTGCCGACCTCCCTGGAGGCGCTGTACCGGCGCGCGCTCAACTTCAACCCGCTGGTCCGGCCCAAGACGGCGGGCGAGTTCCTCAACGAGTTCACCGGCATCCTGGCGCGCACGCCGGCCGCCGTGCTGACGAAGACGCGGAGCCTGCCGGCCGCGCCGGGCAGCTCCGCCGCGAACGCCGCGAGGCAGTCCGCCCGGCCACCGCCGCCCGTCCCCACGGGCATGCTCCCCGCGGTGCAGGAGGCGGACCTGCCGCCGCCTCCGGGGGTCGCGGCGCCGAAGCCTCCCTCGCCGGTCCCGGACCTGCCCCCGGCGGATGCCACGCAGCCCCTGGACGCGGCGTCACTGGCCGCCATCATGGGGCGCGGCAAGCCCGCGCAGCAGCACCTCACGGAGCAGGCGCTGCCCTTCATCGCGCCGCCGGCCGCTCCACCGAAAGCGGCGCCCGCGCCCGCCCGGCCCGCCTCCGCGCCTCCCGTGGCCGCGCGCTCCGCGCCCGCCCGGAAGGAGGCGGATGACACCTCCGAGCGTTCTTCTCCCTCCGCGCAGGAGTCCGAGGCTGCCCTGAGTCGCTCCTCCGCGCCCACGCAGGTGGACGCGCCCGCGGTGACGGACAACCGCTCGAGCGCGATGACGCTCGATGAGGCGCCCGCGGTGCCCGTTCGCGCCGCCGCGCCCACGCTGGATTCGGCGCCCGCGGTGGGCCGGTCTCGTTCGCGTGGCAGGGAGGGCGCGGCGGACGACGGTGCCGAGGACACGGGCAGCCGCGGCAAGGGCCGCTCCTCCGAGGACTCGGGGATTCGCAGCCGCCGTCGCGCGTCGGAGGTCTCCGACCCGGGCTCGCGCTCGGGTGGGAAGCGGAGTGAGCCCGCCGAGTCGTCGAGTGCGCGCACCGCGCCCCGTGGCGCGGTGCTCACCAAGCAGGGGACGCGCGCGGCGAAGCCCAAGCGCTCGATGCTGGGCCTGGTGCTGCTCGTGGTCGGCGGGTTGGTGGTGGGCGGGGGCGGGGGATTCCTCATCATCAAGGCGCTGCAGAAGTCTGGTGGGCAGGGACCGCGTGGCGCGGCGCCCGTCCCCGGCGCGGCAGGGGGCGCCGCGGTGGCCGCGACCGAGGGCGGCTGTCCGGCGGGAATGCGGCTGGTGAGCGGCGGTGCCTTCAAGATGGGGCGCGAGGACGACGACGCGTTGGGCGGCGCGGACGAGCCCCCCGTCGCGAACGTGCAGGTGCCCTCCTTCTGCGTGGATGAATACGAGTACCCGAACCGGGCCGGAGCGAGGCCTGCGGTGGCGGTGCCTTGGGAAGAGGCCCGCGCGACGTGTGAGCGCGAAGGGAAGCGGCTCTGCACCGAGCAGGAGTGGGAGAAGGCATGCAAGGGCCCGGGCAACCTGCGGTTCCCGTATGGCGCGGAGCAGGAGTCGGGCGCCTGCAACACCTCGGCGACGCCGGGCGGACTGGCTGCCTCTGGAAGCTTCGCGCGCTGCAAGTCCGGCTACGCCGTGGTGGACCTGGCGGGCAACGTGGCGGAGTGGACGGCCTCGCGCTTCGGGGGACAGGGCTACACGTTGAAGGGCGGCACATTCGACCAGCCGGACGCGGCGTCGCGCTGCTCGGCCCGGGCGAACGGCGCCCCGACGGAGCGCTCGAACGCGGTGGGCTTCCGCTGCTGTGCGGGAGTGCGGCAATGA
- the dut gene encoding dUTP diphosphatase — protein sequence MSSPLTVKVRRVRTHAEPLPLPRYETAQAAGLDLRADIEGERVLGPLERMAVPTGLALALPPGYEGQVRPRSGLALRHGVTLLNAPGTVDADYRGEVQVVLVNLSNEPFTLRRGDRVAQLVVAAAPQAALVEVEVLEETPRGEGGFGSTGR from the coding sequence ATGTCTTCCCCCCTCACGGTGAAGGTGCGCCGGGTGCGCACCCATGCGGAGCCCCTGCCACTTCCCCGCTACGAAACGGCGCAGGCCGCGGGCCTGGACCTGCGCGCGGACATCGAGGGAGAGCGGGTGCTGGGGCCGCTGGAGCGGATGGCGGTTCCCACCGGGCTCGCGCTCGCGCTTCCTCCCGGCTACGAGGGGCAGGTGCGCCCGCGCTCGGGACTGGCGCTGCGGCACGGCGTCACGCTGCTCAACGCACCAGGTACGGTGGACGCGGACTACCGGGGCGAGGTGCAGGTGGTGCTCGTCAACCTCTCCAACGAGCCCTTCACCTTGCGGCGGGGAGACCGGGTGGCCCAGTTGGTGGTGGCCGCGGCGCCGCAGGCGGCGTTGGTGGAGGTGGAGGTGCTGGAGGAGACCCCCCGGGGCGAAGGTGGCTTCGGTTCCACGGGGCGCTAG
- a CDS encoding M23 family metallopeptidase has translation MFPRRAKGLLDFCMAALCVWAAYHHTPAGALLRKATAWATGTRSTARPLLAYYDGVSGTAVTAPLVAPDVPLMRTLTDAEALAWGTHLALKSMDARARAPVVALASELGVSTAALLDSQEGPAAARRLHAALTEDFPGEEARLTALFAGRVPARYALDRMKAEGGTPSLERLASQLPPGFEGASVGAAQALALATAFGLAWPVHESARVTSPFGERFHPVLGRRKLHTGVDLGVPIGTSVAAVADGVVRRASEDAVNGRVLVVDHGRGVTTAYCHNSELLVRVGERVSRGQRVALSGNTGRSTGPHLHYQLELAARPMDPLKFRTALRSVAKDAAP, from the coding sequence GTGTTCCCGCGCCGCGCGAAAGGACTGCTCGACTTCTGCATGGCCGCGCTGTGCGTGTGGGCGGCGTACCACCACACGCCCGCGGGGGCGTTGCTGCGCAAGGCGACGGCGTGGGCCACGGGGACGCGGAGCACCGCGCGGCCCCTGCTCGCGTACTACGACGGGGTGAGTGGCACCGCGGTGACGGCGCCGCTGGTGGCGCCCGATGTGCCCCTGATGCGGACACTGACGGACGCGGAGGCGTTGGCGTGGGGCACCCACCTGGCGCTCAAGTCGATGGACGCCCGTGCGCGAGCGCCGGTGGTGGCGCTGGCCTCGGAGCTGGGCGTCTCCACCGCGGCGCTGCTGGATTCGCAAGAGGGCCCCGCCGCCGCGCGCAGGCTGCATGCGGCCCTGACGGAGGACTTCCCAGGAGAAGAGGCCCGGCTGACGGCGCTGTTCGCGGGCCGCGTGCCCGCGCGCTACGCCCTGGACCGGATGAAGGCGGAGGGGGGCACACCCTCGCTGGAGCGGCTCGCCAGTCAGCTCCCGCCCGGCTTCGAGGGTGCCTCCGTGGGCGCCGCCCAGGCCCTGGCCCTGGCCACCGCCTTCGGTCTGGCGTGGCCCGTTCATGAGAGCGCGCGCGTGACGAGCCCGTTCGGTGAGCGCTTCCACCCCGTCCTGGGCCGGCGCAAGTTGCACACCGGTGTGGACCTGGGCGTGCCCATTGGGACGTCCGTCGCGGCCGTGGCGGACGGCGTGGTGCGCAGGGCCAGCGAGGACGCGGTGAATGGCCGTGTGCTCGTGGTGGACCACGGGCGCGGCGTGACGACCGCGTACTGCCACAACTCGGAGCTGCTGGTGAGGGTGGGGGAGCGTGTGTCTCGCGGGCAGCGCGTCGCGCTCTCGGGCAACACGGGCCGCTCCACGGGGCCGCATCTGCACTACCAGTTGGAGCTGGCCGCGCGGCCCATGGACCCGCTGAAGTTCCGCACCGCGCTGCGCTCGGTGGCGAAGGACGCCGCGCCGTGA
- the pnp gene encoding polyribonucleotide nucleotidyltransferase, whose amino-acid sequence MLKKSVKIGESELSIEVGRLAKQADGSVVVRYGDTMLLVTAVSAREKKDIDFLPLTVEYQEKLYSAGRIPGSYFKREGRLTEKETLASRLVDRSCRPLFPEGYAYETQVIASVISSDPENEGDIHGITGASAALWVSDIPFDGPIAGIRVGRVGGELVANPTAKQREQSDLDLVMAVSRKAIVMVEGGAEEVSEADMVAALDFGFKTAQPALDLQDELRRELNKQVRAFDKPAAVDEGLRAKVRELAMDGIKAGYGIKEKGPRYESLGKTKKETLAKLKEQLGDGYTPLVEKHAKSVVEDLKYEHMREMTVNGGRIGDRGHDVVRQITCEVGVLPRTHGSAVFTRGETQALVVTTLGTSDDEQRLEMLGGMAFKRFMLHYNFPPFSVNETKPLRGPGRREVGHGALAERALRNMVPKSESFPYTVRLVSDILESNGSSSMASVCGGTLALMDAGVPLKAPVAGIAMGLVKEGDKIAILSDILGDEDHLGDMDFKVCGTSKGITSIQMDIKITGLTTEIMSRALEQARQGRLHILGEMLKTLAESRKEISQYAPRITTIQIRPEFIKNVIGPGGKVIKDIIARTGAAINIEDSGRVDIASANGEAVKAAIAMIQALTREAEIGKIYTGTVRKIAEFGAFVELFPGTDGLIHISELSDKRVKSVSDVLNEGDEVLVKVVSIDKTGKIRLSRKEAMAERAAQQGAAAGEAAAQPAAPAPTQPDAKA is encoded by the coding sequence ATGTTGAAGAAGAGCGTCAAGATTGGCGAGAGCGAGCTGAGCATCGAAGTGGGCCGTCTGGCGAAGCAGGCCGACGGTTCCGTGGTGGTTCGCTACGGCGACACCATGCTGCTGGTGACGGCCGTGAGCGCCCGGGAGAAGAAGGACATCGACTTCCTCCCCCTGACGGTGGAGTACCAGGAGAAGCTGTATTCGGCCGGCCGCATCCCCGGCAGCTACTTCAAGCGCGAGGGCCGCCTCACGGAGAAGGAGACGCTGGCCAGCCGCCTGGTGGACCGCTCCTGCCGCCCGCTGTTCCCGGAAGGCTACGCGTACGAGACGCAGGTCATCGCCAGCGTCATCTCCTCGGACCCGGAGAACGAGGGTGACATCCACGGCATCACCGGCGCCTCCGCGGCGCTGTGGGTGTCGGACATCCCGTTCGACGGCCCCATCGCCGGCATCCGCGTGGGCCGCGTCGGCGGCGAGCTGGTGGCCAACCCTACCGCGAAGCAGCGTGAGCAGAGCGACCTGGACCTGGTCATGGCCGTGAGCCGCAAGGCCATCGTCATGGTGGAAGGTGGCGCGGAGGAGGTCTCCGAGGCCGACATGGTCGCGGCGCTCGACTTCGGCTTCAAGACGGCGCAGCCCGCGCTGGACCTCCAGGACGAGCTGCGGCGCGAGCTGAACAAGCAGGTCCGCGCCTTCGACAAGCCGGCCGCCGTGGACGAGGGCCTGCGCGCCAAGGTGCGCGAGCTGGCCATGGACGGCATCAAGGCGGGCTACGGCATCAAGGAGAAGGGCCCCCGCTACGAGTCGCTCGGCAAGACGAAGAAGGAGACGCTCGCCAAGCTCAAGGAGCAGCTCGGCGACGGCTACACCCCACTGGTGGAGAAGCACGCCAAGTCGGTGGTCGAGGACCTGAAGTACGAGCACATGCGCGAGATGACGGTCAACGGCGGCCGCATCGGTGACCGTGGCCACGACGTGGTCCGTCAAATCACGTGCGAAGTGGGCGTGCTCCCGCGCACCCACGGCAGCGCCGTCTTCACGCGCGGCGAGACGCAGGCGCTCGTCGTCACCACGCTGGGCACCAGCGACGACGAGCAGCGCCTGGAGATGCTGGGCGGCATGGCGTTCAAGCGCTTCATGCTGCACTACAACTTCCCGCCGTTCAGCGTGAACGAGACCAAGCCGCTGCGTGGCCCGGGCCGCCGTGAAGTCGGTCACGGTGCGCTGGCGGAGCGCGCGCTGCGCAACATGGTGCCCAAGAGCGAGTCCTTCCCGTACACGGTGCGCCTGGTGTCGGACATCCTGGAGTCCAACGGCTCCTCCTCCATGGCCTCCGTCTGCGGCGGCACGCTGGCGCTGATGGACGCGGGTGTTCCGCTCAAGGCTCCGGTGGCGGGTATCGCCATGGGTCTGGTGAAGGAAGGCGACAAGATCGCCATCCTCTCCGACATCCTCGGTGACGAGGACCACCTGGGCGACATGGACTTCAAGGTGTGCGGCACCTCGAAGGGCATCACGTCCATCCAGATGGACATCAAGATCACCGGCCTCACCACGGAGATCATGAGCCGCGCGCTGGAGCAGGCGCGTCAGGGCCGTCTGCACATCCTGGGCGAGATGCTCAAGACGCTGGCCGAGTCCCGCAAGGAAATCAGCCAGTACGCGCCGCGCATCACCACCATCCAGATTCGTCCCGAGTTCATCAAGAACGTCATCGGGCCGGGCGGCAAGGTCATCAAGGACATCATCGCTCGCACGGGTGCCGCGATTAACATCGAGGACTCGGGCCGCGTGGACATCGCCAGCGCGAACGGCGAGGCCGTGAAGGCCGCCATCGCGATGATTCAGGCGCTGACCCGCGAGGCCGAAATCGGGAAGATCTACACGGGCACGGTGCGGAAGATCGCCGAGTTCGGCGCCTTCGTGGAGCTGTTCCCGGGCACCGACGGCCTCATCCACATCTCGGAGCTGTCCGACAAGCGCGTCAAGAGCGTCTCCGACGTGCTGAACGAGGGCGACGAGGTGCTGGTGAAGGTCGTCAGCATCGACAAGACGGGCAAGATTCGTCTGTCGCGCAAGGAGGCCATGGCCGAGCGCGCCGCGCAGCAGGGTGCCGCCGCCGGTGAGGCCGCCGCGCAGCCCGCGGCCCCGGCCCCCACGCAGCCCGACGCGAAGGCCTAG
- the rpsO gene encoding 30S ribosomal protein S15 has protein sequence MSLHQERKSELVSKFKTHETDTGSPEVQVALLSERITMLTEHFKTHKKDHHSRRGLLKLVGQRRRLLDYLKSKDVARYKKLIDGLGIRK, from the coding sequence ATGTCGCTGCATCAGGAGCGCAAGTCGGAGCTGGTGTCGAAGTTCAAGACCCACGAGACGGACACGGGTTCGCCCGAGGTGCAGGTGGCGCTGCTGTCCGAGCGCATCACCATGCTCACCGAGCACTTCAAGACGCACAAGAAGGACCACCACTCCCGCCGCGGTCTGCTGAAGCTGGTCGGTCAGCGCCGCCGCCTGCTGGACTACCTGAAGTCCAAGGACGTCGCGCGGTACAAGAAGCTCATCGACGGCCTCGGCATCCGCAAGTAG
- the truB gene encoding tRNA pseudouridine(55) synthase TruB, with protein sequence MDGVLVIDKPSGPTSFDVVRQVRSLLRIKKVGHTGTLDPLATGVLPLCLGEATKVAGFITEGDKAYDATVRLGSETDTLDAEGQVTAHAPVPALTPALIEAALARYRGTYDQIPPMYSAVKVGGKRLYELARAGEEVERAARQVTVYELVLRDFSADRLQVSVRCSKGFFVRTLAQDVGRALGCGAHLEALRRTASGPFSLAQALPLADLPGLVKDGALAGRLVSMSAALVDMPEVRVGPAEAKRVSHGVPVEVPAGRSGRVRVMGPEDALLAVAEIVEGRLRYLRVLV encoded by the coding sequence ATGGACGGCGTCCTCGTCATTGACAAGCCCTCTGGCCCCACGTCGTTCGACGTGGTCCGGCAGGTGCGTTCGCTGCTTCGCATCAAGAAGGTGGGCCACACCGGCACCCTGGACCCGCTGGCCACCGGGGTGCTGCCGCTCTGCCTGGGCGAGGCCACCAAGGTCGCGGGCTTCATCACCGAAGGTGACAAGGCCTACGACGCCACGGTGCGCCTGGGCTCGGAGACGGACACACTGGACGCGGAGGGGCAGGTGACGGCCCATGCGCCGGTGCCCGCCCTGACGCCCGCGCTCATCGAAGCCGCGCTGGCGCGCTACCGCGGCACCTACGACCAGATTCCGCCCATGTATTCGGCGGTGAAGGTGGGCGGCAAGCGGCTCTACGAACTGGCCCGCGCGGGCGAGGAAGTGGAGCGGGCCGCCCGTCAGGTGACGGTCTACGAGCTCGTGCTGCGCGACTTCTCCGCGGACCGCCTGCAGGTGTCGGTGCGCTGCTCCAAGGGCTTCTTCGTGCGCACCCTGGCGCAGGACGTGGGCCGCGCGCTGGGCTGCGGCGCCCACCTGGAGGCGCTGCGGCGCACCGCCAGCGGGCCGTTCTCCCTGGCGCAGGCGCTGCCGCTGGCGGACCTGCCCGGCCTGGTGAAGGACGGCGCGCTGGCCGGCCGGCTGGTGTCCATGTCCGCTGCGTTGGTGGACATGCCGGAGGTCCGCGTGGGGCCCGCCGAGGCCAAGCGCGTCTCCCACGGCGTCCCGGTGGAAGTCCCCGCGGGGCGGTCCGGCCGGGTGCGCGTCATGGGCCCGGAGGACGCGCTGCTGGCGGTGGCCGAAATCGTCGAGGGCCGCCTGCGCTATCTGCGCGTGCTCGTTTGA
- the rbfA gene encoding 30S ribosome-binding factor RbfA: MTTHSRPERVGQEIQAAIGDLLTRGMLRDPRIGYITITGVKVSPDLRVARVFYSMMGTEQERADTQKGLEAAKGFVRREVTSVVNLRVSPEIFFSFDESVGEGDKIDRLLREVRNKEGW, encoded by the coding sequence ATGACGACGCATTCCCGACCGGAGCGGGTGGGGCAGGAAATCCAGGCGGCCATCGGTGACTTGCTCACCCGGGGCATGCTGAGGGACCCGCGTATCGGCTACATCACCATCACCGGCGTGAAGGTCTCCCCGGACCTGCGCGTGGCGCGTGTCTTCTATTCGATGATGGGCACCGAGCAGGAGCGCGCGGACACGCAGAAGGGCCTGGAGGCCGCCAAGGGCTTCGTTCGCCGCGAGGTGACGTCGGTCGTCAACCTGCGCGTGTCGCCGGAAATCTTCTTCTCCTTCGACGAGTCCGTGGGGGAAGGTGACAAGATTGACCGGTTGCTGCGCGAAGTCCGGAACAAGGAAGGCTGGTAG
- a CDS encoding DUF503 domain-containing protein, translating into MFVGVARLTLQIPDSGSLKSKRQVVRRVTDRLKARFNVAVAEVEDQDLWQKASLALAVVGNDRRHVDEQLEKIIHHVEEMYVAPLLSRETEILGMGDQLFASGPAVRPSVRAAFSAEGVDEDLEGLPLSAEQAAAHSEAAIARFLRGERSSLAEAEGLGDWDSRHEGGMDGGTGRPSPSSGGRMTIDEARARARSLRNPRDWEKK; encoded by the coding sequence ATGTTCGTTGGTGTCGCACGCCTCACCCTGCAGATTCCGGACAGCGGCTCGCTGAAGTCCAAGCGGCAGGTGGTCCGCCGGGTGACGGACCGGCTCAAGGCCCGCTTCAACGTGGCGGTGGCCGAGGTCGAGGACCAGGACCTCTGGCAGAAGGCTTCCCTGGCGCTCGCGGTGGTGGGCAATGACCGCCGCCACGTGGATGAGCAGCTCGAGAAAATCATCCACCACGTCGAGGAGATGTACGTCGCCCCGCTGTTGTCGCGGGAGACGGAAATCCTGGGCATGGGCGACCAGCTCTTCGCGAGCGGCCCGGCCGTCAGGCCCTCTGTCCGGGCGGCTTTCTCGGCGGAGGGGGTGGATGAGGATTTGGAAGGGCTTCCGCTCTCCGCGGAGCAGGCTGCGGCGCATTCGGAGGCCGCCATCGCCCGCTTCCTGCGGGGCGAGCGCTCGTCGCTGGCGGAGGCCGAGGGGTTGGGGGATTGGGACAGCCGCCACGAGGGCGGCATGGACGGCGGCACGGGCCGCCCGTCTCCGTCGAGCGGTGGACGGATGACGATTGATGAGGCGCGGGCTCGGGCCCGCTCCCTGCGCAACCCGCGAGACTGGGAGAAGAAATGA
- a CDS encoding YlxR family protein — MPSAAQRRRRLRVARKPPSRRKLGKGGDVRRPAGRPGPDAQNTESGPVRTCVGCGSRRPQRELTRFGVNPEGAIEVDRKRRLPGRGAYLCGAGCLTAALKRKAFGRAFRGKAGQVDPSQLGQAWEPGVGERRGAGGSGC, encoded by the coding sequence ATGCCGAGCGCGGCGCAACGGCGGCGACGTTTGAGGGTGGCGCGGAAGCCACCAAGTCGCCGTAAGCTAGGCAAGGGAGGGGACGTGCGGCGCCCCGCAGGCCGGCCTGGGCCGGATGCGCAGAACACGGAGTCAGGTCCGGTCCGGACGTGCGTCGGATGCGGGTCGCGGCGGCCTCAGAGGGAGCTCACCCGGTTCGGGGTCAATCCCGAGGGTGCCATCGAGGTCGACAGGAAGAGGCGGCTGCCTGGACGGGGCGCCTACCTGTGCGGTGCCGGTTGTCTGACGGCGGCGCTGAAGCGGAAGGCGTTTGGTAGGGCCTTTCGCGGAAAGGCGGGCCAGGTTGACCCGTCGCAGCTCGGACAGGCATGGGAGCCGGGGGTCGGTGAGCGGAGGGGTGCGGGGGGGAGTGGGTGTTAG
- the nusA gene encoding transcription termination factor NusA, protein MPTQQANPSVNLNLVLDQVAKDKGIDRAVLIATLEDAMKTAAKKHFGQDRELEAKYDPDKGVVELFQAITVVEEIVDPVQAVNQISLVEAHKKGMEVEPGDELVFQIFYRDEDAAEAKAQDDQYGDILRLKTFRRGFGRIAAQTAKQVILQRTRDAERENVFNEYRDRKNEIVTGIARRFERGNIIVDLGRAEAVLPVREQVPRETYRPGDRVQAYVLDVLRESKGPQIVLSRASVNLLTKLFEMEVPEIAEGIVVIEAAAREPGGRAKIAVSSRDSDVDPVGACVGMKGSRVQAVVQELRGEKIDIVPFDEDPARFVCSALAPAEVSRVIIDEANHAMELIVPDDQLSLAIGRRGQNVRLAAQLTGWKLDINSESRVRELREFANRSLGSLPGVNEMLVETLYAHGFRQARDIAEANAEMLAQLPGIDPARIPSMQEAARTRMVEDQAELSRMDYEREQARIAEARRHPDELSQPERMARVRGVGEKTIEQLILAGYRSVEDIANEKDLAKLGDVPGVGIKKARQLKSAAENYLVEEAKLRAELNAERGATAATFEGGAEATKSP, encoded by the coding sequence ATGCCCACGCAGCAAGCCAACCCGAGCGTCAACCTCAACCTCGTCCTGGACCAGGTCGCCAAGGACAAGGGCATCGACCGGGCTGTGCTGATTGCCACCCTCGAGGACGCGATGAAGACCGCGGCCAAGAAGCACTTTGGCCAGGACCGCGAGCTTGAGGCGAAGTACGACCCGGACAAGGGCGTTGTGGAGCTGTTCCAGGCCATCACCGTGGTGGAGGAGATTGTCGATCCGGTCCAGGCCGTGAATCAGATCTCCCTGGTCGAGGCCCACAAGAAGGGCATGGAAGTGGAGCCGGGCGACGAGCTCGTGTTCCAGATCTTCTACCGGGACGAGGACGCCGCCGAGGCCAAGGCGCAGGACGACCAGTACGGTGACATCCTCCGCCTGAAGACCTTCCGCCGCGGCTTTGGCCGCATCGCCGCGCAGACGGCCAAGCAGGTCATCCTGCAGCGCACGCGCGACGCCGAGCGCGAGAACGTCTTCAACGAGTACCGCGACCGGAAGAATGAAATCGTCACCGGCATCGCCCGCCGGTTCGAGCGCGGCAACATCATCGTGGACCTGGGCCGCGCCGAGGCCGTGCTGCCGGTGCGCGAGCAGGTCCCGCGCGAGACGTACCGCCCCGGTGACCGCGTCCAGGCCTACGTGCTGGACGTGCTCCGTGAGTCCAAGGGCCCCCAGATCGTCCTCAGCCGCGCGTCCGTCAACCTGCTCACCAAGCTGTTCGAGATGGAGGTGCCCGAAATCGCAGAGGGCATCGTCGTCATCGAGGCGGCGGCGCGTGAGCCGGGTGGCCGCGCGAAGATCGCCGTCTCCAGCCGGGACTCCGACGTGGATCCGGTCGGCGCCTGCGTCGGCATGAAGGGCAGCCGCGTGCAGGCGGTGGTGCAGGAGCTGCGCGGCGAGAAGATCGACATCGTCCCGTTCGACGAGGACCCGGCCCGGTTCGTGTGCTCGGCCCTGGCACCGGCGGAGGTCAGCCGCGTCATCATCGACGAGGCCAACCACGCCATGGAGCTCATCGTCCCGGACGACCAGCTCAGCCTGGCCATTGGCCGCCGCGGCCAGAACGTCCGCCTGGCCGCCCAGCTCACGGGCTGGAAGCTGGACATCAACAGCGAGAGCCGGGTGCGCGAGCTGCGCGAGTTCGCCAACCGCTCGCTGGGCTCGCTCCCTGGCGTCAACGAGATGCTGGTGGAGACGCTCTACGCTCACGGCTTCCGCCAGGCCCGGGACATCGCCGAGGCCAACGCGGAGATGCTGGCCCAGTTGCCGGGTATCGACCCGGCTCGCATCCCCTCCATGCAGGAGGCTGCCCGGACCCGGATGGTCGAGGATCAGGCGGAACTCTCTCGCATGGATTATGAAAGGGAGCAGGCCCGGATCGCGGAAGCCCGCCGGCATCCGGACGAGCTCAGCCAGCCCGAGCGCATGGCCCGTGTCCGGGGCGTCGGTGAGAAGACCATCGAGCAGCTCATCCTCGCCGGGTACCGCTCGGTGGAGGACATCGCCAACGAGAAGGACCTGGCGAAGCTGGGCGATGTTCCGGGCGTGGGTATCAAGAAGGCCCGCCAGCTCAAGAGCGCGGCGGAAAACTACCTGGTGGAGGAAGCCAAGCTGCGCGCGGAGCTGAATGCCGAGCGCGGCGCAACGGCGGCGACGTTTGAGGGTGGCGCGGAAGCCACCAAGTCGCCGTAA